The Deltaproteobacteria bacterium genomic interval TGTGTCTTATTCCCCTGTAGCATCCTATTTCAACCAGCCTTCTTATATTGGACTGAACCTCCTGCCGAAGCTCCCCCTCGACAGTATATTTGTTCTCGATAATATCCCTTATCGCCGCTACCTCCTGATCGGCCAGGTCCTTTGCCTTCATGTTCATGTCTATGCCGGCTTCTGTCAGTATTTCCTTTGAATAGACCTTTCCTATTCCGTAAATATAAGTAAGTCCTACCTGTATTCTTTTATTAAGCGGTATGTCAACACCTGCGATTCTGGGCATTTATACTCTCCCTCCTACCCTTGCTTTTGTTTATGTCTTTTATTCGAGCAAATGACTCTTATTACGCCTTTTCGTTTAATTATTCTGCATTTGTCACATATCTTTTTTACAGACGCTCTAACTTTCACTTCTTTTCACCCCGCTATTATCATTTTTTCAGTCTGTAAGTTATCCTGCCCTTTGAAAGATCATAGGGGGAAAGCTCAAGCTTCACCTTGTCCCCGGGCAGAATCCTGATAAAGCGTGTTCTCATTTTTCCGGAAACGTACGCAAGCACCTCGTGCCCGCCTTCTATTTCCACCCTGAACATCGCATTGGGCAGCGCCTCAAGCACCGTGCCCTCAAATTCTATTCTCTCTTCTTTTGCCATATTCTAGTTCCGCTGTGTCAACACCTTGGGTCCCTCTTCAGTAACCGCGACAGTGTGCTCGAAATGAGCCGAGAGCGTGCCGTCAACCGTAACGGCCGTCCAGCCGTCATTCAATATTTTTATATCCGGCCTGCCGACGTTAACCATAGGCTCTATCGCAATCACCATCCCGGGTTTCAATTTAACTCCCCTGCTCCTGTTTCCGTTATCCGGAACAAAATTCGGAACCTGGGGGTCTTCATGCAGTTTTTTACCTATCCCGTGTCCCACGAAAGATCTTACAATTGAAAATCCCTCTTCCTCCACGTAATTTTGAATCGCACCCGATATTTCGAACAGCCCGTTTCCGGGATACGCCTCCCGAATCCCTCTCTGAAGTGACTCCTCGGTGACTTTAAGCAGCTTTTCAGCCAGGGAGGACACCTTGCCCACGGGCACCGTAATCGCCGAATCCCCGTAATACCCGTCCAGACTTACTCCGAAATCAAGACCGACTATGTCACCTTCCTTGAGCAGCTTTTTCTTGGAAGGAATACCGTGCACAACCTCTTCGTTTATAGCGAAGCAGACCGAAGCGGGATAATTCGAATACCCCTTGAACGCCGGCCTGGCCCCTTTTTTCAAGGCCAGTTCTTCAGCCATCCTGTCAAGATCCCAGGTCGATACGCCGGGGACAACATTTTCCCTGAGTTTCCCAAGGGCATCGACAACTATCTGCGAAGCGGTGTGCATTTTTTCTATCTCTTCCTTTGTTTTCAAATAAATCATGTTTTTAGGCCGGCCAATACCGAGTCGATCCTGTCGAATACCTCATCTACGGAGCCCATGCCGTCAACCTCGTATAAAACGCCTTCATCCCCGTAGTAGGACTTGAGCGGCTCTGTCTGATTACGGTATACGTCAAGCCTGTTTCTTACGACATCCTCGGTGTCGTCCTGCCTGCCCTCTATTTTCTGGCGTTCCAGTATTCTTGTTATTATTTCCCTGTCATCCACCTCAATGGATATTACTGCGTCAATCGACTCCCCCTCAGAGTTGAGCATTTCGCCGAGAGCCTCGGCCTGGGGCACCGTACGGGGAAAACCGTCCAGCATGAAGCCGTTTCTCGCGTCATCCTCGCCGATTCTGTCCTTTATAATACCTATTACGACGCCGTCCGGGACAAGCTCGCCCTTTTCCATATACGACTTTGCCAGCCGGCCGAGCTCCGTGCCGTTTCTAACCGCGCCTCTCAGCATATCACCCGTGGAAATATGCGCCGTGTCGTATTTATCCTCTATCTTTTTTGCCTGAGTTCCCTTTCCGGCTCCGGGGGGACCAAACAATACCAATTTCATAATATTACCCCGACGTTAAACATTATATCTCTTTGGACCCTTCATGCCGCCCTTCTTTACAAAACCCTCATAACTGTGGGTAATCAGAAACGACTCGACCTGCTGAACAAAGTCAAGCGTCACCCCGACCACAATCAGGAGAGATGTGCCACCAAAGTAAAACGGAAGGTTAAACGGCTCCCTCTGAAGAAAAGAAGGTATTACACACACAAAGGCTACATATATCGCGCCTATGAATGTTATTCTTCCCAGGATTTTGTCTATGTATTCGGCAGTTTTCTTGCCCGGCCTGATTCCGGGAACAAAGCCTCCGTTTTTTCTTAAATTATCCGCCAAATCATCCGGATTATAAATAATAGCCGTATAAAAGTAAGCGAAGAATATTATTAGCGCTGCAAATATAATATTATACACAATTATGTTTTGAAATAATAAATCCGACATATCTCTCAGAAACGGCACGTTTATAAAGGTGAGCACCGTAGCGGGGAAAATAAGCAGTGATGACGCGAAGATAGGCGGTATAACCCCGGCTGTGTTTGTCTTCAAAGGAAGGTGAGATGACTGGCCGCCATATACCTTTCTGCCGACGACCCTCCTCGGGTACTGGACGGGAATTTTTCTGTACGATCTTTCGACGAACACTATGAAACCGACTATGAACACAAGCAGGATAAATATGAGCGCAACGCCGAACACGGTCAATTCACCGGTGCTTATGAGTCTTACTATGTCCCAAAGCCCTCCCGGCAGCCCGACAATAATCGAAGCGGCGATTATAAGGGAAATACCGTTTCCAATACCGCGCTCCGTTATCTGCTCACCGAGCCACATTACAAAAAGCGACCCCGCCGTCAGCGTAAGCACGGTCATGATTCTGAAAGTCCAGCCCGCCTCTTTGACTACGGCTGCGCCGGAACCTATGCCTCCCTCAAGCGTCACGGCCAGCATAAAGCCCTGAACCACGCATATAAGCACCGTGCCGTAACGGGAGTACTGGTTTATTTTTCTTCTCCCCGCTTCCCCCTCCTTCTGCATAGCCTCAAGCGTAGGAAACGCCTTCACCAGAAGAGACATGATAATGGAAGAGGTTATGTAAGGCATTACCCCGAGCGCGAAAACCGACGCGCGCTCCAGAGCTCCTCCGGAGAACATATTCAAGATGTCAAAGATCGTACCCCTTGTCTGCTCGAAGAGTCTTACTATCTGTTCGGGGTCTATGCCCGGAATCGGCACAAAAACGCCGAGTCTGTAAACGATGAGCATGAATGCTGTAAAGAGAAGGCGCTTGTTAAGCTCAGGTATTCTAGGAATAGCGCTTACATTTCTATTCATATAATATCTGCCTTACCGCCTTTTTCCTCAATTTTCTTCGCGGCGGTTTTA includes:
- the secY gene encoding preprotein translocase subunit SecY — protein: MNRNVSAIPRIPELNKRLLFTAFMLIVYRLGVFVPIPGIDPEQIVRLFEQTRGTIFDILNMFSGGALERASVFALGVMPYITSSIIMSLLVKAFPTLEAMQKEGEAGRRKINQYSRYGTVLICVVQGFMLAVTLEGGIGSGAAVVKEAGWTFRIMTVLTLTAGSLFVMWLGEQITERGIGNGISLIIAASIIVGLPGGLWDIVRLISTGELTVFGVALIFILLVFIVGFIVFVERSYRKIPVQYPRRVVGRKVYGGQSSHLPLKTNTAGVIPPIFASSLLIFPATVLTFINVPFLRDMSDLLFQNIIVYNIIFAALIIFFAYFYTAIIYNPDDLADNLRKNGGFVPGIRPGKKTAEYIDKILGRITFIGAIYVAFVCVIPSFLQREPFNLPFYFGGTSLLIVVGVTLDFVQQVESFLITHSYEGFVKKGGMKGPKRYNV
- the rpmJ gene encoding 50S ribosomal protein L36, which codes for MKVRASVKKICDKCRIIKRKGVIRVICSNKRHKQKQG
- the map gene encoding type I methionyl aminopeptidase — translated: MIYLKTKEEIEKMHTASQIVVDALGKLRENVVPGVSTWDLDRMAEELALKKGARPAFKGYSNYPASVCFAINEEVVHGIPSKKKLLKEGDIVGLDFGVSLDGYYGDSAITVPVGKVSSLAEKLLKVTEESLQRGIREAYPGNGLFEISGAIQNYVEEEGFSIVRSFVGHGIGKKLHEDPQVPNFVPDNGNRSRGVKLKPGMVIAIEPMVNVGRPDIKILNDGWTAVTVDGTLSAHFEHTVAVTEEGPKVLTQRN
- the rpsM gene encoding 30S ribosomal protein S13; the encoded protein is MPRIAGVDIPLNKRIQVGLTYIYGIGKVYSKEILTEAGIDMNMKAKDLADQEVAAIRDIIENKYTVEGELRQEVQSNIRRLVEIGCYRGIRHRTGLPTRGQKTKSNARTRKGPRGTAIAKKKKAGK
- the infA gene encoding translation initiation factor IF-1: MAKEERIEFEGTVLEALPNAMFRVEIEGGHEVLAYVSGKMRTRFIRILPGDKVKLELSPYDLSKGRITYRLKK
- a CDS encoding adenylate kinase gives rise to the protein MKLVLFGPPGAGKGTQAKKIEDKYDTAHISTGDMLRGAVRNGTELGRLAKSYMEKGELVPDGVVIGIIKDRIGEDDARNGFMLDGFPRTVPQAEALGEMLNSEGESIDAVISIEVDDREIITRILERQKIEGRQDDTEDVVRNRLDVYRNQTEPLKSYYGDEGVLYEVDGMGSVDEVFDRIDSVLAGLKT